The sequence below is a genomic window from Salinisphaera sp. T31B1.
ACTGATCAAAGCCTTTTTCAAGCGGTACCCGCTGCAGTGCCTGATCGTCTGGAGTTGTCTGGTCGTGGCCAGCATCGCCGAGGGGCTGAGTCTGTCTACGCTTTTGCCGCTATTGTCGATCGCCACCGGCAACGACAACGGGCTGGTCGACCAGCGGACGTCGGATTTTCTCAGCGCGGCGCTCCACGATCTGTCGATCACCCCCACGATCGGTACGATGATCGTACTGGTGCTGGTCGGGTTGATGGTCAAGGCCGGCCTGACGCTGATCGCCTACCGGCAGGTCGGCTTCACCGTCGCCAATATCGCCACCGATGTGCGGCTGTCGTTTCTGCGCGCGCTGTCCGCCTCACGCTGGGAGTATTTCCTGCGTCAGCGCACCGGCCGGCTGGCCAACTCGATCTCCACCGAAGCCTCGAGCAGTGCCAGCGCATTTCAAAGCGTCGCGGCGCTGTCGGCGCTGGTGTCGCAGTCGCTGGTGTTCCTCGTTGTGGCCTTGCTGATCAACTGGCATATCGCATTACTGGCATTGGCAGTGGGCGCGGTCATATTCGGCGTGCTCAAGGTCATGGTATCGATCTCGCGCGATGCCGGCGGCCGCCAGAAAGGCTTGTTCCAGCAGCTCATGGCCCTGCTGACCGACTCGTTGTCGTCGCTCAAGCCGCTCAAATCGATGGCGCGCGAAGGCGAGATGGATTCGCTGCTCGAGCGGCAGACGCGCGAGCTCAACGGCACCATGCGGACGCAGGTACTGGCCAGCGAAGTGCTCAAGGCCATGCAGGAGCTGCTGATCGGCCTGGTGCTGGTTGCCGGTGTGGCCGTATCGCTGCTGGTATGGCAGCTCGAACTCGCCGAGATCATGGTGCTCACGATCGTGCTCGCACGTATGCTCACGCGGCTGAGCAAGGTCCAGCAGGAATATCAGAAGCTGGCGTCCAAGGAGGCGTTCTACTGGGCCATGGACGATGCGGTCAACGAAGCGCGGGAAGCGCGCGAGGCCCCGTTCGGCACACGCCAGCCGACGTTAGCACAGGGCATCCGTCTGACCGGTCTCGGGTTTGGCTACGGCGAGTCGCGCGTACTCGACAACTTCGAGCTTGAGATTCCTGCCGGCCAGGTCACGGCACTGATCGGCCCGTCCGGTGCCGGCAAGACCACGGCGGTGGATCTGATTATCGGTCTGCTGCGTGCCGATTCAGGAGAGGTGCTGATCGACGGCGTACCGCTGACCGATATCGATATCCGCCAGTGGCGCCGCATGATCGGGTATGTACCGCAGGACACCACACTGCTGCACGACACGATTCTCAACAATGTTCGCATCGGCCATGAGGGCATCACCGAGGCAGATGCGCTATGGGCGCTCGACAAGGCGGGCGCGCTGGGCTTCATCGAGTCGCTGCCCGAAGGCGTGCATACGCCGGTCGGCGAACACGGCGCCCGTTTCTCCGGCGGTCAGCGCCAACGCATCGTGATCGCACGTGCGCTGGCTCACCGGCCCAGCCTGCTGATTCTCGATGAAGCGACCAGCGCGCTGGACCCGGAAACAGAACGCGCGGTCAGCCAGACGCTGCGTGCATTGGGCGATCGTTTCACGGTGCTGGCGATCTCGCATCGGCCGACGCTCATGGAGCTGGCCGATCATGTCTACCGTATCGAGGCCGGCAAGGCCTGGCCGTTGAGCGCCGATCAGGCGAATGCCGCGGCCGGCTGAACCGCGTTCACTACGGCGTACGTCCGGCACGGGCCAGACGGGCCAGAGCCTCGGCCAAGCCGGGATCGCCCACATGGCCGGCCACGCGCTGGATATGCGAACGGCTGGCATGGCTGATCACGCGCGGCACCGGCGCGGCCCGCGGTCGATCGCGACGCGGGCGCACGCGTACCTCGACTGATTCGATATGCAGCTGCATGCGCTGGGCCAGCGCGCGCACGATCGCTGGCTGCATGTAGCGCAATCGCGTCGCCCAGCCGGCGTGTTCGACATGCAGCGTCAGACGGTAATGATCGTAGGCGGCAACCTGGAACTGGCGATCCGCGGCCTCGGGCAGGATCTCGGCAATCGCGGCGCGCATGCGATCGAGAAACCGGGCGCGGCCGATCAGGTCCGCGACGTCCGGAGTGGCTGTATGCAGCAAGGACTGGATTGAACGCGGCGTCGTCCCCATAGTATCGGCTACACGTGTCCTGGACAGGCGCGACGAGCGTATCAGGTCCTTCGGCCGCCGGTTACTGAAAGCCGCGCCGGGCCTGCGGTATCATGCCCGTTTTGGGCCGACCGGCCGGGTTTTCCCGCCGGTCGGCGCGATCGGGCGAGACGACGAGGGTTCATGAGCAATTTCCTGACCAAACTGATCGGCAGCCGCAATCAGCGTGTCGTCAAGCGCCTGCACCGCATCGTCGGTTCCGTGAATGCCCTCGAGGCCGATTACGAGGCGCTCAGCGACGACGCGCTGGCCGCCAAGACTGCCGAACTGCGTGAGCGCCTCGACGGCGGGGCGAGCCTGGACGACGTGATGGCGGATGCGTTCGCGACCGTACGCGAAGCCGGCAAGCGCGTGCTCGGGATGCGCCATTTCGATGTGCAGCTGGTCGGCGGCATGGTCCTGCATCAGGGCAAGATCGCCGAAATGAAGACCGGCGAGGGCAAGACCCTGGTGGCGACGCTCGCGACCTATCTGAACGCGCTGTCGGGCAAGGGTGTTCATATCGTTACGGTCAACGACTATCTGGCCGCGCGCGACGCCGAATGGATGGGCCGGCTCTATCGTTTTCTCGGTCTGACCGTCGGCGTGATCTTCTCCGGCCAGGATCCGCAGGCCAAGCGCGCAGCGTACGCCTGCGATATCACCTACGGCACGAACAACGAATACGGCTTCGATTATCTGCGCGACAACATGGCCTTCTCCCCGGGCGACCGGGTCCAGCGGCCGCTGAATTACGCCATCATCGACGAGGTCGACTCGATTCTCATCGACGAAGCGCGCACGCCGCTGATCATCTCCGGACCCACGGACGACGACCCCGAAACCTCGCTGCGCGTGGACAAGCTCGTTGGCCATCTTGAACGCCAGGAAGAGGAGGAAGGTCCGGGCGACTATTACGCCGAAGAGAAGAACAAGCAGGTCTTTCTGACCGAAGACGGGCATCAGAAAGTCGAAGGCCTGATGCGCGACGCCGGCCTGCTCGATGCCGACGAGAGCCTGTACGACGCCAACAACGTGGTGCTGATGCACCACATGAACGCCGCGCTGCGTGCACACGTGCTCTACCAAAAGGATATCGAGTACATCGTCGCCGACAACCAGATCGTGATCGTCGACGAATTCACCGGCCGTACCATGCCGGGCCGGCGCTGGTCGGACGGGCTTCATCAGGCCATCGAGGCCAAGGAAGGCGTCAAGATCCAGAAGGAGAACCAGACGCTGGCCTCCATCACCTTCCAGAATTTCTTCCGGCTCTACGACAAGCTCTCCGGCATGACCGGCACCGCCGACACCGAGGCCTTCGAGTTCCAGTCGATCTACGGCCTGGAAGTGGTCGTGATCCCGACCAACCGCCCGCTGTTGCGTCGTGACCTGCCCGACCAGATCTACATGACGGGTACGGAGAAATTCGAGGCGATCGCCGACGAGGCCAAGACAGCCAGCGATCGCGGCCAGCCGGTACTCATCGGTACGGCTTCGATCGAAGCCTCGGAGCTGCTGTCACGGCTGCTGCGCCAGCGTGGATTGCGCCACGAGGTGCTCAACGCCAAGCAGCACGAGCGCGAGGCCGACATCATCGCTCAGGCGGGCCGCCCCGGGGCGGTGACCATCGCCACCAACATGGCCGGCCGCGGTACCGATATCGTGCTCGGTGGCAACGTCGAGGAAGCCATCGAGGCGCTGGAAGAAGGTGACGAGGTCGGACGCCAACGTATTCGCGACGAGTGGCAGAAGACCCACGAAGCCGTGCTCGAGGCCGGCGGGCTGTATGTCATCGGCTCCGAACGCCACGAGTCGCGCCGTGTCGACAACCAGCTGCGCGGCCGGTCCGGCCGCCAGGGCGATCCGGGTGCGTCCCGCTTCTATCTGTCGCTCGAAGACAGCCTGATGCGCATCTTCACACCGCCGCGGCTACGGTCGATGTTGCAGAACCTGGGGCTGGAAAAAGGCGAAGCGATCGAGCACAAGTGGGTATCGCGTGCGATCGAGAACGCCCAGCGCAAGGTCGAATCGCACCATTTCGATATCCGCAAGCAGCTGCTTGAATACGACAACGTGGCCAATGACCAGCGTCAGGTCGTCTACGAGCAGCGCAACGAACTCATGGATTCGGAAGACGTCGGCGATGTGGTGGAAAACATCTGGGACGATGTCGTCAACGATGCGATCAGCGAGCATATCCCACCGCAGAGTCTCGAAGAGCAGTGGGATGTGCCCGGCCTGACCGAGGCGATCCAGCGCGACTTCGGCCAGGAGCTGCCGATCCAGCAATGGCTCGACGAAGAAAAGAATCTGGACGAGGAAGGGCTGCGCGAGCGGATCAGCGTGCAGCTCAAGGCGGCCTACGAGGCCAAGCGCGAGGAGGCTGGTGCCGACGTGCTGGCCCAGATCGAGAAAGCCGTGTTGTTGCAGGTGCTCGACTCGCTCTGGCGCGAACACCTCGCCTCGATGGATTATCTGCGCAAGGGCATCCATCTGCGCGGGTATGCCCAAAAGGATCCGAAGAACGAGTACAAGCGTGAGGCGTTCAACATGTTCCAGGACATGCTGGCTCGCCTCAAGCACGAAACCGTGACCGTACTTGCACGCGGACGTGTGCGGGCCGACATCACCGACGAAGCGCGGGAAGAACGCCGGCGGCAGATGGAGCACCTCGACTATCAGCACGCCGAGGCGGCCTCGGCGGCCGATCAGGCGGTTGCAGCCGCAGCGGCGCAGCCGGCCGAGGACGGCCACCCGGTGGCGCCCGAACAGGCCGCGCAGGCCAGCCTGCCGGGGTCGGGCGACCCGGCGCCGGTGACCGAGGACGACGCGCAGCGCCCGGAGACGTTCGTCCGCGGCGAGCGCAAGATCGGTCGCAACGAGCCCTGTCCCTGTGGCTCGGGCAAGAAATTCAAGCACTGCCACGGTCGCGATTGAACAGCAATCGGACCATCGCAGCGGCAGCGAACAACGGGCGGGCCTTGTCCGAAGCCCGTCCGCGTGTCGCCCGGACTCTCTCGGACCAAGGATGACGCCATGGCGGTGAATCTGCACGCGCCCGAACGGATATTGCCGGTCTCCGGCCTATGCTGGGCCGTGGCCGAAGCGGCGATCAAGAAACCCGGCCGGCTCGATATGGCGCTGATGGTATTGCCGCCTAGCGCGCGGGTGGCCGGAGTGTTCACACAGAACGCTTTTGCGGCCGCGCCCGTTCGCGTGGCCCAGCAGCATCTGGGGGCCGGGACGATCCGTGCGTTGCTGATCAACAGCGGCAATGCCAATGCCGGGACTGGCCGTGCCGGGCTGGCTGACGCACAGGCCTGCTGTGCAAGGGTCGCCGACGGGCTTGGCATCGAGCCGCAGCAGGTACTGCCATTTTCCACCGGCGTGATTGGCCAGGCGTTGCCCATGGAGCGCATCGTCGGTGCGGTGGATCGTATGGCCACGGGCCTGTCCGAACACGCCTGGCTGGATGCCGCAACGGCCATCATGACCACCGATACGGTGCCCAAAGGCGGCTCGCGGATCGTCGAGGTCGATGGCGGCGAGCAAATCGTGCTCAGCGGCATCGCCAAGGGGTCGGGCATGATCCGGCCCGACATGGCGACGATGCTGTCGTTCATCGCCACGGATGCGGCGATTGACTCCACCGATCTGGATGCCGCCCTGCGCCAGGCGATGGCGGGCTCGTTCAATGCGATTTCCGTGGACGGTGACACCTCGACCAACGATGCCTGCATGCTGTGTGCGACCGGCGCCGGCGTGGCGCTGGGGCCGTCGGATCCCGTCTGGCCGCGGTTCGTATCCGCGCTGACCGATCTGGCCCGCGAGCTGGCCCAAGCGATCGTACGGGACGGCGAGGGCGCGACGCGGTTCATCACGCTCGCTGTGACCGGTGCGCGTGATGACGCCGAAGCCCGTGAGGTGGCGTTCACCGTGGCGCACTCGCCGCTGGTCAAGACCGCCTGCTTTGCCGGCGACCCGAACTGGGGCCGTATCCTGGCGGCCGTCGGGCGGGCCCCGGTTGCGGATTTATCGATCGATCGCGTGGCGATCGCCCTGGACGACGTCGCTATCGTCGCCGACGGCGAACCCCGTGCAGACTATGCCGAGGCGGATGCCGCGGCCGTGATGGCCCGGCCGGAGTACACGGTGGCGATCGACCTGGGCCGCGGCGAGGGCCGTGCCACGATATGGACATCGGACCTGTCGTACGAGTACGTGCGTATCAACGCGGAGTACCGCAGCTGATGACGGCTGCCGACGGTATGGTCGATGATCGCACCGCAGGCCAGCAGCCGCTGGATATCGCGGTCGGCGTGCTTATCGGACGTGACGGGCGTCTGCTCATCGCACAGCGCCGCGAGGGTACGCCCGGCGCAGGCTGCTGGGAATTTCCCGGCGGCAAGCACGAGCCGCCGGAGGCGATGCACGACTGCCTGGCGCGCGAGCTGGCCGAAGAGATCGGCGTGGAAAATCTGCAGGCGCGGCCGGTGATCCGCTTTTCGCACGCCCATGGGGAGCGTCCGGTGCGCCTGCACGTCTGGCGTATCGACCACTGGTCGGGCGAGCCGACCGGCCGCGAAGGCCAGACGCTGCGCTGGGTCGAGCGCAAAGCACTTGCCGACTATGAACTGCTGCCGGCCACCGATGCGATCATCAAGGCGTTGTTCCTGCCTGCTCGCTACGCGATCACGCCTTCTCGGGCCGCCGCCGACCCTGGTCAATGGTTCGCCGCGCTGGAACGCTGTCTTGCCGGGGGGATCCGTCTTCTACGCCTGCGCGATCAGGGATTGGACGATACGGCCTACGCCGCGCTTGCCACGGACGTGATCGTCGCAGCCCGTGCCTACGGCGCGGTGGTACTGCTCGATCGCGATGCAGAGATGTGCCGTGCGGTGGGCGCCGACGGCCTGCACTGGCCGGTTGGCCGTCTGCTCGAGGCCGGCGCCCGGCCGCTGGGGCGTGAGCACCTGGTTGCAGTCTCGGCTCATACGAGCTTCGATCTGGCCGCGGCGGTACGTCTGGAGGCGGATTTCGCAGTGCTTTCGCCGGTGGCTGCCACGCCAACACATCCGGGCGCCCCGGGCATGGGCTGGGAGGCCTGGCGCGTGGCACGCGGCGACCACGCATTGCCGGTGTACGCGCTCGGTGGGCTCGACGAGGCCGATCTGGATACGGCAATCGAACAGGGCGCACAGGGCGTGGCGGCGATCCGCGCGTTCTGGCGCTGATCGGACAGGACACGTCTCAAGGCTAGTGGGGCTGGCCCGATTCGTCGGGGCGGCTACCGTCCCACGGCGCGGTGCCTGCCGAGCCGCTCGGGTCGGCGATGCGGTTGCTCTCGTCCAGCCAGTCGCCCAGATCGATCAGCTTGCACCGGCGCGAACAGAATGGCCGGTACGGATTATCGGCGCCGATCCGGGCCGGTTCGCCGCAGTAAGGACAGTCGATGGTCTTGGCTTGAGTCATGATATCGGCGCGTTGGCGCGGCAAGGCCGGGGCCCGGCGAATGCCGCTGCGGGTCGGATCGCCGGCAGTTTAGCCCAGCCGACCTACGGGTCAACCGTCGGCGATGGCGACGATCCGGCCCGTGCGCCCCGTCTGCGCGGGCCTAGAACCGGCAGCAGGCCATACGGAAATGCACCGGCGATTGGGTCTGGCGCACATGCAGCTGATCGTCGGCGTGCTGCATGAACCGGATGGTCGCCCGGTGGCGGCCGGCGCTGATCTCCGGATAGACCGTCGCGTCCTCTAGCAGGACTCGGATCATCTGGGTGCCGCTTTCGGTGTTGTGAACCAGTACGCCTGTCTCGGCAACGGTTTCACGAGCGGGGCTGGTCTCGCGCAGTAGCCGCAGGATCGTCGCGATGGCCTGTTCGAAGGGAGCGATACGCCGGCACCAGTCCTCGATATGCTGTTCGATACGCGGTGCTTTCTGAGCAAGCCAGTGCTGATAGGCCGGCAGGTCGAAACTGCAGCTGCCTCCCGGGATGGGCATGCGGTTGTTCAGGCTGTTGAGCAGTTCGTTGTCGCGCAATTGATACGAGGCGAATTGCGGCGGCATGCGCTGCATGTCCCGACCGAGGGTGTCCAGGGTCTCGAGCATGCTCGCGAGCGCAGCCGAATCCACGTCGTCGCGGTCGGCCAGGCGTTCCAGCCACGCGTAGCGCAGCCCGAGTTCCTTACTCACTTCGCCGCGCGTGTCGTAGCGCGACATCACGTTGAGGATGTCCAGCAGCGCGTCCATGGTCGCGCGCCGGCCCCAGTGGCTCGGGTCGGCCTGGTGGTATCGAAGGCGCGCGATCAGGTGCTCGAGACGCAGAAACGTCCGAATCCTCTCGTTCAGCGGCTGCTCGAAACAGATCGCGCCTTCGTCGGCCACTCACAGCCTCTTGGCAAAGAAATTCCAGCGCACAGTCTATGCCGCCTGAGACGGGGCGCAAAATCAATTCGTTGCGGCGACTCGTCCGGGGCGTTCCCGGTGCGTGAGCGTGGCCCGGCTCAACCGGGCAACAGCAGAGGCGGCAAGTCGTCGACCTCGCCCTGGGCCAGGCGCAGATAACCGGCATGCAGGGCAGCGGCCAGATCGGCGATATCCTTGCGCGGTCCGGTGTTGATCAGTACGTCGTCGGCCATGGCCAGGCGATCGGCGCGCGAATCCTGGGCAGCGATCATGCGCCGCGCCAGCGGTTCGTCGATATCGTCCCGCGACATCAGCCGTTCGAGCTGGGTCGCCTCCGGGGCGTCGATCACCAGTACGCGATCGACCAGATCGATCATGCTGGACTTGACCAGCAACGGCACCACGAGCAGACAGTAGTCGGACTGGGCGCTGTCCCGCTCGGCAGCCAGACCCTGGCGAATACGCGGATGGGTGATGGTCTCCAGATCGGCGCGCGCCGCGTCGTCGGCGAACACGATCTCGCGCAGGGCGCGTCGCCTGAGCTGTCCATCGCTGTCGACGATATCCTCGCCGAAACGCGCCATGATCTCGGCCAGCGCCGGCTGGCCGGGTTCGACGATCTGTCGTGCCACCACGTCCGCATCGATGATCTTCACGCCCATGCGTTGGAAGGCACTGGCCACGGCCGATTTGCCGCTGGCGATGCCGCCGGTCAGGCCGACGGTGAGTTTGCTGGTCATGGGCAGGTGCTCCGCAGGCGATCGAATCGGCGGCCGAGAGGATGGCCGAGGCAGGAATGGCGATCGCCGAGCACGTCGGCGCAGAGAGGCAGGGGCACTAGCGCAGTCCCGAAATCGACAAGTAAGCGGACAGGATTGTATCGCCTGCGATCAGCGTCAGCCAGCCGGCCAGCGCCAGCCACGGGCCGAACGGCATGGGTTTGCCACGCTCGAGTAGGCCCAGCGCCATTAGCACGCCGCCGAACAGCGCGCCGCCGAGTGAGGCCATGAGCAGTATCATCGGCAATGCCTGCCAGCCTAGCCATGCGCCGAGTGCGGCGAGCAGCTTGAAATCGCCGTAACCCATCCCTTCCTTGCCGGTGAGCAGCAGGAAAAGCTGGAAGACGCCCCATAGCACCAGATAGCCGGCCGTCGCGCCGACGATGGCCGTCGCCGGGTCAATACGTGCCAGACCCATGCCATGGCCGAGGCTGAGCAGCAGGCCCAGCCAGATCAGTGGCAGGGTCAGCGCGTCCGGTAGAAACTGGGTACGCCAATCGATCATCGCCAGGGCCAGCAGCATCCAGGACAACACGAGCGCGGCCGGCATGAACGGGCTGGCGCCGAAGCGCCAGGCCACCAGCACAGCCATCATGCAGCTGGCCATTTCCACGGCCGGGTATTGCGGGGAGATCCGTCCGCGACAGTGGGCGCATCGACCGCCGAGCAGCAGGTAGCTGAACAGCGGGATGTTATCGCGGATACGAATCGGCGTATGACAGTGGACGCAGCGCGAGCGCGGCTGCGACAGATTCACCCGGACCGTATCGGCCTGGGTGGCCGGCTGGCCCAGAATCTCCGCGGCGCTGGCGCGCCACTGGGCTTCCATCATGACCGGGAGGCGCAGAATCACGACGTTCAGGAAGCTGCCCACGATCAGGCCGAACAGACCGACGGCGCCGTAGGCCAGCCACGGCTGCTGGATGAACAGTTCGGTCACTAGACGACCGATCCGAGTTTGAAGATCGGCAGGTACATCGCGATGACCAGGCCGCCGACCAGCACGCCGATGATCGCCATGATCATCGGCTCGAGCAGGCTCGACAGCGAATCGACCTGGTTGTCGACCTCGGCTTCGTAGAAATCGGCGACGCGCGAGCACATGCCGTCCAGCGAGCCGGATTCCTCGCCGATCGCCACCATCTGCTGGGCCATGCTCGGGAACTGGCCGGTGTTGTTCATGGCCAGTTGAAGCTGCACGCCCGAGGACACCTGATCTCGCATCTGCAGGATCGCTTCCTCGAACACGATGTTGCCGGAGGCACGGGCGACAGAATCCATCGCCTCGACCAGTGGAACGCCGGCCGCGAACATGGTCGACAGTGTGCGAGCGAAACGCGCGACCGCGGCTTTGTACAGGATATCGCCGATCACCGGCAGTCTCAGCGCGATGCGGTCGTTGGCACGGCGGAAGGCACGCGATCGCAGACGCGCCTGGAAGAATGCGTAGAACGCCAGGCCGATGCTGCCCAGAATCGCCCACCACCAGCTCTGCACGAACTCCGACAGGCCGATGACCAGCAGCGTGAAAGCCGGCAGATCGGCGCCGAAGCCCTGGAACAGCGACTGAAACTGCGGCACCACGAAATACAGAAGGATGCCCATGACGATGATCGCGACGATGATCACCGCGCTCGGGTAGAACAATGCCTTGCGTACCTTGGCCTTGATCTCCTCGGTTTTCTCCTTGTAGGTCGCGATCTTGTCCAGCAGGGCTTCGAGCGCACCGGATTTTTCACCGGCATCGACCAGATTAACGAACAGGTCGTCGAAATGCTTCGGGTGCCGGGCGAGCGCCTCGGCCAGGGTGATGCCGTCCTCGATATCGTCTCGGATGGTCGCGACCAGTTCGGCCAGCGACGGGTTGTCGGCACCCTTGGTGATGATATCCAGCGACTGGACCAGGGGTACGCCGGCGGTGAGCATGGTTGCCAGCTGGCGCGCGAACAGAGCGATATCGCCGGCCTTGATCTTTTTCTTGCGCTTGCCGCCGAGACCGAAGATCGTCGTCTGCTTGCGCACCCGGATAGGGTTGATGCCCTGCTTGCGCAAGGCAACCTTGACCATTGCCTCGTTGGGGCCGTCGGTCTGGCCCTTGACTCGACTGCCGCTGCGGTCCGTGCCGATCCAGAAAAACGTCTGCTGTTCGGCTACTGTCTTGGCCATCGGTGGCCCCCTTTGGCCGTAAATCCCTGTTGCAGGAGCACTAACCTGCCTCGTCGCACCGTTGTGGGCAAGCAGGCGCCGGTCAGTTCATGCCGAGTTTTGCCAGCCGGTAGCGCAAGGCGCGGAATGTGATGCCGAGCCGTTTGGCCGCCTTGGTCTTGTTGTACTGACAGGCTTCCAGAGCCGCACGGATACGCTCGCGTTCCAGCGCTTCGAGCTGGCTTTCCAGGTCGGCACTGGTGTCCATGCCATTATCGGCAGCGCTCGAGGAAAATTCATTGGTGCTCCGAGCGACGCCCATCCCGGACTCCTGCTGAGCCGAGGGTTCGCTCAGCGGCGAACTCAGGCGCAGATACTGACGATCGATCACCGCATCCTCACTGAGCGTGACCGCGCGTTCGAGAATGTTTTCGAGCTCACGAATGTTGCCCGGAAAGGAGTAATCCTCGAGGGCCTCCAGTGCGCCCGTCGATAGATGCGGTACCCGCCGCAGGCGCATTTTGCGCGCCAGCGCCTCGAGAATGCGC
It includes:
- a CDS encoding ABC transporter ATP-binding protein; the protein is MQLIKAFFKRYPLQCLIVWSCLVVASIAEGLSLSTLLPLLSIATGNDNGLVDQRTSDFLSAALHDLSITPTIGTMIVLVLVGLMVKAGLTLIAYRQVGFTVANIATDVRLSFLRALSASRWEYFLRQRTGRLANSISTEASSSASAFQSVAALSALVSQSLVFLVVALLINWHIALLALAVGAVIFGVLKVMVSISRDAGGRQKGLFQQLMALLTDSLSSLKPLKSMAREGEMDSLLERQTRELNGTMRTQVLASEVLKAMQELLIGLVLVAGVAVSLLVWQLELAEIMVLTIVLARMLTRLSKVQQEYQKLASKEAFYWAMDDAVNEAREAREAPFGTRQPTLAQGIRLTGLGFGYGESRVLDNFELEIPAGQVTALIGPSGAGKTTAVDLIIGLLRADSGEVLIDGVPLTDIDIRQWRRMIGYVPQDTTLLHDTILNNVRIGHEGITEADALWALDKAGALGFIESLPEGVHTPVGEHGARFSGGQRQRIVIARALAHRPSLLILDEATSALDPETERAVSQTLRALGDRFTVLAISHRPTLMELADHVYRIEAGKAWPLSADQANAAAG
- a CDS encoding DUF721 domain-containing protein, producing MLHTATPDVADLIGRARFLDRMRAAIAEILPEAADRQFQVAAYDHYRLTLHVEHAGWATRLRYMQPAIVRALAQRMQLHIESVEVRVRPRRDRPRAAPVPRVISHASRSHIQRVAGHVGDPGLAEALARLARAGRTP
- the secA gene encoding preprotein translocase subunit SecA, whose translation is MSNFLTKLIGSRNQRVVKRLHRIVGSVNALEADYEALSDDALAAKTAELRERLDGGASLDDVMADAFATVREAGKRVLGMRHFDVQLVGGMVLHQGKIAEMKTGEGKTLVATLATYLNALSGKGVHIVTVNDYLAARDAEWMGRLYRFLGLTVGVIFSGQDPQAKRAAYACDITYGTNNEYGFDYLRDNMAFSPGDRVQRPLNYAIIDEVDSILIDEARTPLIISGPTDDDPETSLRVDKLVGHLERQEEEEGPGDYYAEEKNKQVFLTEDGHQKVEGLMRDAGLLDADESLYDANNVVLMHHMNAALRAHVLYQKDIEYIVADNQIVIVDEFTGRTMPGRRWSDGLHQAIEAKEGVKIQKENQTLASITFQNFFRLYDKLSGMTGTADTEAFEFQSIYGLEVVVIPTNRPLLRRDLPDQIYMTGTEKFEAIADEAKTASDRGQPVLIGTASIEASELLSRLLRQRGLRHEVLNAKQHEREADIIAQAGRPGAVTIATNMAGRGTDIVLGGNVEEAIEALEEGDEVGRQRIRDEWQKTHEAVLEAGGLYVIGSERHESRRVDNQLRGRSGRQGDPGASRFYLSLEDSLMRIFTPPRLRSMLQNLGLEKGEAIEHKWVSRAIENAQRKVESHHFDIRKQLLEYDNVANDQRQVVYEQRNELMDSEDVGDVVENIWDDVVNDAISEHIPPQSLEEQWDVPGLTEAIQRDFGQELPIQQWLDEEKNLDEEGLRERISVQLKAAYEAKREEAGADVLAQIEKAVLLQVLDSLWREHLASMDYLRKGIHLRGYAQKDPKNEYKREAFNMFQDMLARLKHETVTVLARGRVRADITDEAREERRRQMEHLDYQHAEAASAADQAVAAAAAQPAEDGHPVAPEQAAQASLPGSGDPAPVTEDDAQRPETFVRGERKIGRNEPCPCGSGKKFKHCHGRD
- the argJ gene encoding bifunctional glutamate N-acetyltransferase/amino-acid acetyltransferase ArgJ, with product MAVNLHAPERILPVSGLCWAVAEAAIKKPGRLDMALMVLPPSARVAGVFTQNAFAAAPVRVAQQHLGAGTIRALLINSGNANAGTGRAGLADAQACCARVADGLGIEPQQVLPFSTGVIGQALPMERIVGAVDRMATGLSEHAWLDAATAIMTTDTVPKGGSRIVEVDGGEQIVLSGIAKGSGMIRPDMATMLSFIATDAAIDSTDLDAALRQAMAGSFNAISVDGDTSTNDACMLCATGAGVALGPSDPVWPRFVSALTDLARELAQAIVRDGEGATRFITLAVTGARDDAEAREVAFTVAHSPLVKTACFAGDPNWGRILAAVGRAPVADLSIDRVAIALDDVAIVADGEPRADYAEADAAAVMARPEYTVAIDLGRGEGRATIWTSDLSYEYVRINAEYRS
- a CDS encoding Nudix family hydrolase, with protein sequence MTAADGMVDDRTAGQQPLDIAVGVLIGRDGRLLIAQRREGTPGAGCWEFPGGKHEPPEAMHDCLARELAEEIGVENLQARPVIRFSHAHGERPVRLHVWRIDHWSGEPTGREGQTLRWVERKALADYELLPATDAIIKALFLPARYAITPSRAAADPGQWFAALERCLAGGIRLLRLRDQGLDDTAYAALATDVIVAARAYGAVVLLDRDAEMCRAVGADGLHWPVGRLLEAGARPLGREHLVAVSAHTSFDLAAAVRLEADFAVLSPVAATPTHPGAPGMGWEAWRVARGDHALPVYALGGLDEADLDTAIEQGAQGVAAIRAFWR
- the yacG gene encoding DNA gyrase inhibitor YacG, with the protein product MTQAKTIDCPYCGEPARIGADNPYRPFCSRRCKLIDLGDWLDESNRIADPSGSAGTAPWDGSRPDESGQPH
- the zapD gene encoding cell division protein ZapD, with translation MADEGAICFEQPLNERIRTFLRLEHLIARLRYHQADPSHWGRRATMDALLDILNVMSRYDTRGEVSKELGLRYAWLERLADRDDVDSAALASMLETLDTLGRDMQRMPPQFASYQLRDNELLNSLNNRMPIPGGSCSFDLPAYQHWLAQKAPRIEQHIEDWCRRIAPFEQAIATILRLLRETSPARETVAETGVLVHNTESGTQMIRVLLEDATVYPEISAGRHRATIRFMQHADDQLHVRQTQSPVHFRMACCRF
- the coaE gene encoding dephospho-CoA kinase (Dephospho-CoA kinase (CoaE) performs the final step in coenzyme A biosynthesis.), with the translated sequence MTSKLTVGLTGGIASGKSAVASAFQRMGVKIIDADVVARQIVEPGQPALAEIMARFGEDIVDSDGQLRRRALREIVFADDAARADLETITHPRIRQGLAAERDSAQSDYCLLVVPLLVKSSMIDLVDRVLVIDAPEATQLERLMSRDDIDEPLARRMIAAQDSRADRLAMADDVLINTGPRKDIADLAAALHAGYLRLAQGEVDDLPPLLLPG
- a CDS encoding A24 family peptidase — encoded protein: MTELFIQQPWLAYGAVGLFGLIVGSFLNVVILRLPVMMEAQWRASAAEILGQPATQADTVRVNLSQPRSRCVHCHTPIRIRDNIPLFSYLLLGGRCAHCRGRISPQYPAVEMASCMMAVLVAWRFGASPFMPAALVLSWMLLALAMIDWRTQFLPDALTLPLIWLGLLLSLGHGMGLARIDPATAIVGATAGYLVLWGVFQLFLLLTGKEGMGYGDFKLLAALGAWLGWQALPMILLMASLGGALFGGVLMALGLLERGKPMPFGPWLALAGWLTLIAGDTILSAYLSISGLR